A genomic window from Ischnura elegans chromosome 10, ioIscEleg1.1, whole genome shotgun sequence includes:
- the LOC124166742 gene encoding glycine-rich cell wall structural protein 1.8-like isoform X2: MCHTREKIAFVLLAASLLGQAVHGDLPPSTGGGLSGGGLYGAPASGPRGRNGGSGDGYPGGSSGGYPSGGGGGYPGGSSGGSSGSGYPGGSSGSGAGGYSGGSSGGGYPGGSSGTGGGYPGSSSGGGYPGGSSGAAGGYAGGSGSGYPGRNGGSGSNGQGYPRGPNGGRGAGGSRGGAGSAGYPGGSGSGNGYPGGSGSGGYSGGSGSGAGGYSGGSGAGGFSGGSGSEGYPRGGPSGGRGGAGSGRGSGYSDGRGGGSDGYPSGPAGGGGAGGYSSGGSAGGYDGGRGGGQGGFGGSGGDSHSQGGGRGGAGGAGGYSSSSPSGEYGAPGSGGFGGSDGGFSGGRTPSSEYGAPGGGSGRGGSGSGGRPSGLYGAPGGPGGSGGGRGFGGGSDGGRPSSEYGAPGAGGFGSGGFGGSGSGRGGSGGRPSSEYGAPGFGGSGSGGGRGGAGGRPSSEYGAPGFGSGGSGGAGGRPSSEYGAPGFGGSGSGRGGAGGRPSSEYGAPGFGGGSGGRGGSGGRPSSEYGAPGFGGAGGSQGGRPSSEYGAPGRGSGGSGGFGGNGGFQGGRPSSEYGAPSAGGSGGQGGGFGGGFGGGRGGGAGGAGGYPSGGPSGTGAGGYPGSSGGADPSNTYLPPGK, translated from the exons ATGTGTCACACCAGAGAG AAGATCGCATTCGTCTTGCTGGCGGCCAGCCTCCTAGGCCAGGCTGTTCACGGTGATCTGCCTCCCAGCACCGGGGGCGGACTGTCTGGAGGCGGCCTGTACGGAGCTCCAGCAAGCGGTCCACGGGGGCGTAACGGAGGCAGTGGGGACGGATATCCAGGGGGCAGCAGCGGGGGCTACCCATCAGGTGGTGGAGGCGGCTATCCCGGAGGCTCATCTGGAGGATCTAGCGGCTCGGGATATCCCGGAGGCTCCAGCGGTTCCGGAGCGGGCGGATATTCGGGTGGATCTTCTGGAGGAGGGTACCCCGGTGGTTCATCTGGAACTGGCGGAGGCTATCCTGGAAGCTCATCTGGAGGAGGATACCCTGGAGGCTCATCTGGGGCTGCAGGAGGATACGCCGGAGGCTCAGGAAGCGGTTATCCTGGACGCAACGGTGGTTCCGGAAGCAATGGCCAAGGCTACCCTAGGGGTCCTAATGGTGGAAGGGGTGCTGGAGGCTCCAGAGGTGGTGCTGGAAGTGCTGGTTACCCCGGAGGATCGGGAAGTGGAAATGGATATCCTGGAGGCTCCGGTAGCGGTGGCTACTCTGGTGGTAGCGGTTCTGGAGCTGGAGGATACAGCGGAGGGTCTGGCGCGGGCGGGTTTTCTGGAGGCTCAGGGTCGGAAGGTTACCCAAGAGGCGGACCAAGCGGTGGACGAGGAGGAGCAGGATCAGGACGAGGATCAGGGTACTCAGATGGCAGGGGAGGTGGTTCCGATGGCTATCCTAGTGGGCCTGCTGGAGGTGGTGGCGCCGGAGGTTATTCGTCTGGGGGATCTGCTGGAGGCTATGACGGTGGTCGCGGAGGCGGACAGGGAGGGTTTGGTGGTAGCGGAGGGGATTCACACTCACAG GGAGGCGGACGCGGAGGAGCAGGCGGCGCGGGCGGATactcctcttcctccccctcgGGCGAGTACGGAGCTCCCGGTTCCGGAGGATTTGGCGGATCTGACGGAGGGTTCTCCGGCGGGCGGACTCCTTCTTCGGAATATGGGGCTCCCGGTGGCGGCTCCGGCAGAGGCGGTAGCGGATCGGGTGGCAGACCATCTGGACTATATGGAGCTCCCGGTGGACCAGGCGGTAGCGGCGGCGGTAGGGGCTTCGGCGGTGGCTCAGATGGCGGAAGGCCCTCGTCCGAATACGGGGCACCAGGTGCAGGAGGTTTCGGCTCAGGAGGCTTCGGAGGTAGCGGTTCCGGCAGGGGTGGATCCGGAGGACGTCCCTCCTCAGAATACGGAGCACCCGGTTTTGGCGGCAGCGGTTCCGGCGGCGGCAGAGGAGGCGCTGGTGGTAGACCCTCTTCCGAATACGGTGCTCCCGGATTTGGTAGCGGTGGTTCTGGAGGGGCTGGAGGGAGACCTTCCTCGGAGTACGGAGCTCCAGGCTTCGGAGGCAGCGGTTCTGGAAGAGGTGGCGCTGGAGGCAGGCCATCATCCGAATACGGTGCTCCAGGTTTCGGCGGTGGTTCTGGAGGAAGGGGAGGTTCTGGTGGAAGGCCATCCTCAGAGTACGGTGCTCCTGGCTTCGGAGGTGCCGGCGGTTCTCAAGGTGGAAGACCTTCGTCAGAGTACGGAGCTCCAGGTAGAGGTTCAGGAGGAAGCGGCGGGTTCGGCGGCAACGGAGGCTTCCAGGGCGGAAGGCCATCATCCGAGTACGGCGCTCCGAGCGCAGGGGGCAGCGGAGGTCAGGGCGGCGGCTTCGGGGGAGGCTTCGGCGGCGGCCGCGGTGGCGGAGCAGGAGGTGCCGGCGGCTATCCTTCTGGAGGCCCCTCTGGAACAGGAGCTGGAGGTTATCCAGGGTCATCCGGTGGCGCTGACCCGTCGAACACCTATCTGCCCCCAGGGAAGTAg
- the LOC124166742 gene encoding glycine-rich cell wall structural protein 1.8-like isoform X1 — protein sequence MCHTREKIAFVLLAASLLGQAVHGDLPPSTGGGLSGGGLYGAPASGPRGRNGGSGDGYPGGSSGGYPSGGGGGYPGGSSGGSSGSGYPGGSSGSGAGGYSGGSSGGGYPGGSSGTGGGYPGSSSGGGYPGGSSGAAGGYAGGSGSGYPGRNGGSGSNGQGYPRGPNGGRGAGGSRGGAGSAGYPGGSGSGNGYPGGSGSGGYSGGSGSGAGGYSGGSGAGGFSGGSGSEGYPRGGPSGGRGGAGSGRGSGYSDGRGGGSDGYPSGPAGGGGAGGYSSGGSAGGYDGGRGGGQGGFGGSGGDSHSQPTPYEFQYEVSDPETGTDFEQRESSDAEGRVTGEYRVLLPDGRNQVVSYTADEGGFNADVKYDGQAAGGDLQGGGRGGAGGAGGYSSSSPSGEYGAPGSGGFGGSDGGFSGGRTPSSEYGAPGGGSGRGGSGSGGRPSGLYGAPGGPGGSGGGRGFGGGSDGGRPSSEYGAPGAGGFGSGGFGGSGSGRGGSGGRPSSEYGAPGFGGSGSGGGRGGAGGRPSSEYGAPGFGSGGSGGAGGRPSSEYGAPGFGGSGSGRGGAGGRPSSEYGAPGFGGGSGGRGGSGGRPSSEYGAPGFGGAGGSQGGRPSSEYGAPGRGSGGSGGFGGNGGFQGGRPSSEYGAPSAGGSGGQGGGFGGGFGGGRGGGAGGAGGYPSGGPSGTGAGGYPGSSGGADPSNTYLPPGK from the exons ATGTGTCACACCAGAGAG AAGATCGCATTCGTCTTGCTGGCGGCCAGCCTCCTAGGCCAGGCTGTTCACGGTGATCTGCCTCCCAGCACCGGGGGCGGACTGTCTGGAGGCGGCCTGTACGGAGCTCCAGCAAGCGGTCCACGGGGGCGTAACGGAGGCAGTGGGGACGGATATCCAGGGGGCAGCAGCGGGGGCTACCCATCAGGTGGTGGAGGCGGCTATCCCGGAGGCTCATCTGGAGGATCTAGCGGCTCGGGATATCCCGGAGGCTCCAGCGGTTCCGGAGCGGGCGGATATTCGGGTGGATCTTCTGGAGGAGGGTACCCCGGTGGTTCATCTGGAACTGGCGGAGGCTATCCTGGAAGCTCATCTGGAGGAGGATACCCTGGAGGCTCATCTGGGGCTGCAGGAGGATACGCCGGAGGCTCAGGAAGCGGTTATCCTGGACGCAACGGTGGTTCCGGAAGCAATGGCCAAGGCTACCCTAGGGGTCCTAATGGTGGAAGGGGTGCTGGAGGCTCCAGAGGTGGTGCTGGAAGTGCTGGTTACCCCGGAGGATCGGGAAGTGGAAATGGATATCCTGGAGGCTCCGGTAGCGGTGGCTACTCTGGTGGTAGCGGTTCTGGAGCTGGAGGATACAGCGGAGGGTCTGGCGCGGGCGGGTTTTCTGGAGGCTCAGGGTCGGAAGGTTACCCAAGAGGCGGACCAAGCGGTGGACGAGGAGGAGCAGGATCAGGACGAGGATCAGGGTACTCAGATGGCAGGGGAGGTGGTTCCGATGGCTATCCTAGTGGGCCTGCTGGAGGTGGTGGCGCCGGAGGTTATTCGTCTGGGGGATCTGCTGGAGGCTATGACGGTGGTCGCGGAGGCGGACAGGGAGGGTTTGGTGGTAGCGGAGGGGATTCACACTCACAG CCCACCCCTTACGAGTTCCAGTACGAAGTCAGTGACCCTGAGACCGGTACGGACTTTGAGCAACGCGAGAGCTCGGACGCGGAAGGTCGGGTGACCGGGGAATACCGCGTCCTCCTGCCCGACGGCCGCAACCAGGTGGTCTCGTACACGGCGGACGAAGGCGGCTTCAACGCCGACGTCAAGTATGACGGCCAGGCCGCTGGTGGTGACTTGCAGGGAGGCGGACGCGGAGGAGCAGGCGGCGCGGGCGGATactcctcttcctccccctcgGGCGAGTACGGAGCTCCCGGTTCCGGAGGATTTGGCGGATCTGACGGAGGGTTCTCCGGCGGGCGGACTCCTTCTTCGGAATATGGGGCTCCCGGTGGCGGCTCCGGCAGAGGCGGTAGCGGATCGGGTGGCAGACCATCTGGACTATATGGAGCTCCCGGTGGACCAGGCGGTAGCGGCGGCGGTAGGGGCTTCGGCGGTGGCTCAGATGGCGGAAGGCCCTCGTCCGAATACGGGGCACCAGGTGCAGGAGGTTTCGGCTCAGGAGGCTTCGGAGGTAGCGGTTCCGGCAGGGGTGGATCCGGAGGACGTCCCTCCTCAGAATACGGAGCACCCGGTTTTGGCGGCAGCGGTTCCGGCGGCGGCAGAGGAGGCGCTGGTGGTAGACCCTCTTCCGAATACGGTGCTCCCGGATTTGGTAGCGGTGGTTCTGGAGGGGCTGGAGGGAGACCTTCCTCGGAGTACGGAGCTCCAGGCTTCGGAGGCAGCGGTTCTGGAAGAGGTGGCGCTGGAGGCAGGCCATCATCCGAATACGGTGCTCCAGGTTTCGGCGGTGGTTCTGGAGGAAGGGGAGGTTCTGGTGGAAGGCCATCCTCAGAGTACGGTGCTCCTGGCTTCGGAGGTGCCGGCGGTTCTCAAGGTGGAAGACCTTCGTCAGAGTACGGAGCTCCAGGTAGAGGTTCAGGAGGAAGCGGCGGGTTCGGCGGCAACGGAGGCTTCCAGGGCGGAAGGCCATCATCCGAGTACGGCGCTCCGAGCGCAGGGGGCAGCGGAGGTCAGGGCGGCGGCTTCGGGGGAGGCTTCGGCGGCGGCCGCGGTGGCGGAGCAGGAGGTGCCGGCGGCTATCCTTCTGGAGGCCCCTCTGGAACAGGAGCTGGAGGTTATCCAGGGTCATCCGGTGGCGCTGACCCGTCGAACACCTATCTGCCCCCAGGGAAGTAg
- the LOC124166419 gene encoding uncharacterized protein K02A2.6-like: MDSKQLKELLSALTSVIKQQNQQTTPAPQIIPFEAYDAKTEKFSSYMERFNNYCDLKNVSDDIKKAQLLRSSIGKDHYNNLAAFLGPDDPIKEIDFETLKAHFEKMLSPSVSTVVSQHYFLSITQQPHQSISDFVASLKGKLKDCDFYATCPTTTCKKKFSIADIFLRAQFIRGLKDSWIREAILQETNLKDFDGILTKATALEASRFESGQLSKSPEKTSDQAADTNKIYRRQEGKRRSRRSSESQDNRRQSNSHPRHFSHSRNSRGHINYRSLGLDGICLKCGRTNHKSRDCRTMRESLKCISCGKIGHISKVCITTLLRKSKTNTLSSQRSQEQEEDRHSNNDYGITRIEDTEDLYEVGPDTDKYIVTVTLNNKPQSFEVDSGARFSLISEPDFNKLGLSIPLQPTSISFRSYSDHVIKPKGKVTVSVTYNRKSMDADLFIVPAGHDALLGRMWIRGLGISLKEIDNHESGLRTVNVKVVTSLEDIFKKYEQIFEERIGCVPNVEVHLQLREGVTPIFNRERDVPFALRERVERELSTLEKQGVITPIISSDWGSPLVVIPKPDGGVRLCVDYKCGVNSRLVASNYPIRRIDEVLHSLRGSKYFCKLDLYKAYLHLRVDEEGSKIQTISTHKGTFRMNRLSFGIKTAPAEFNRILGQLLNGLPKVEAYFDDIICHGSDLEECTRNLTACLERLRENDLHLNRAKCSFFKESISYLGHVVSHNQIQKCPVKIQAVSQMPRPKDLGELRRFLGLVTYYSRFIPDFSSKSYPLRRLLRTGERFVWSAAEEAAFVNLKSELCSDRLLIPFDPSKQVILTTDASPTGIAAVLSHDIDGHERPIAYASRALTQAESNYSQLDREALAIIYATTHFFNYIFGKRFVLVTDNEPLSRIFHPDRPLPQMTSSRLLRYASFLSGLDYTVRCKKGRENENVDCLSRAPASTSSPSLEISIDQEINALHAETLLQISSASITADIVAEETAKDPELQALLQELKTSRKDSPYTVSGDMLFRSDRAVIPKSLQAQILKELHMSHLGVTKMKQLARRYVYWEGLDKDIERLVKSCESCAKVRHSPPKAPIHPWNQPDENWERVHIDFAGPFDSQFFLMCVDARSKWAEVRMIRDAPSSATTIATLEGIFSVHGYPSVMVSDNASIFRSEEFLKYCKERGIFQKFSAPNHPATNGLAERSIQTLKRRLIAAADDPTPLTTKLRDIMFRYRATPLASGRTPAELYLKRRIRTRLDALLPNCKAFVPTKHTNSRIRSLQLGERVQVKIYAGIHHSWQFGIVLKKLGNCHYIVKLDNGRIIKRHINQLIATLVPKKQVTFSPLFPQHTMGVPSSAGAAGVPPDYQLPPTHQSPLAPSPPQVVRPTPSPSASSLLPHLPRNRQKPTYLKDYVVFK, encoded by the coding sequence ATGGACTCAAAACAGCTCAAAGAATTACTTTCTGCGCTGACTTCCGTCATCAAACAGCAAAATCAGCAAACCACACCAGCTCCGCAGATAATTCCATTTGAAGCCTACGACGCAAAaactgaaaagttttcttcgtatatGGAACGCTTCAATAATTACTGCGATCTCAAGAACGTCAGCGATGATATAAAAAAGGCTCAACTCCTGCGTTCATCGATCGGAAAAGATCACTACAATAATCTTGCTGCATTTCTGGGACCAGATGATCCTATTAAAGAAATCGATTTCGAAACCTTGAAGGCTCATTTCGAGAAAATGCTGTCACCATCAGTCTCAACGGTCGTCTCACAGCATTATTTTCTCAGCATTACTCAACAGCCGCATCAATCAATTTCGGATTTCGTCGCATCGCTGAAGGGAAAGCTTAAAGACTGTGATTTCTACGCTACTTGTCCTACTACCACGTGCAAAAAGAAGTTCTCAATAGCTGATATATTCCTCCGTGCTCAGTTTATCAGAGGCCTGAAGGATAGCTGGATACGAGAAGCGATACTGCAAGAGACAAATCTCAAGGATTTCGACGGAATCCTGACGAAAGCCACAGCACTAGAAGCATCTCGCTTCGAATCGGGACAGTTGAGTAAATCGCCTGAGAAGACATCGGATCAAGCCGCAGATACAAATAAGATTTATCGTCGTCAAGAAGGAAAACGTCGCAGTCGCCGGAGTTCCGAGTCTCAAGATAATCGCCGTCAGTCCAACTCTCATCCGCGTCATTTTTCCCATTCCCGCAATTCTAGAGGGCATATTAATTATCGGTCATTAGGTCTCGATGGTATTTGCCTCAAATGTGGTCGCACAAACCATAAATCGCGAGATTGCAGAACAATGCGCGAATCTCTAAAGTGCATTTCCTGTGGGAAAATCGGTCACATTTCCAAAGTCTGCATCACCACCCTGCTCCGTAAATCGAAGACCAACACCCTGTCGTCTCAGCGGTCTCAAGAACAAGAAGAAGATCGTCATTCAAACAATGATTATGGCATCACTCGCATCGAAGACACTGAGGATTTGTATGAAGTTGGACCAGACACCGATAAATACATCGTAACAGTCACTCTCAATAACAAGCCGCAGTCGTTCGAAGTGGATTCAGGTGCGCGTTTCTCTTTAATCTCAGAACCCGATTTCAACAAACTTGGACTTAGTATACCGCTTCAACCGACATCAATTTCTTTCCGCTCATACTCAGACCACGTTATCAAACCCAAAGGCAAAGTTACTGTCTCGGTTACCTATAATAGGAAGTCAATGGACGCCGATCTATTTATAGTACCAGCAGGGCATGATGCTCTACTCGGACGAATGTGGATTCGTGGACTCGGAATTAGTCTAAAAGAAATAGATAACCATGAATCAGGTCTTCGCACTGTCAATGTGAAAGTAGTTACCTCACTAGAAGACATcttcaagaaatatgaacaaatttttgaagaaagaatCGGGTGTGTTCCAAACGTCGAAGTACATCTTCAACTTAGAGAAGGCGTGACACCCATTTTTAACCGTGAACGAGATGTTCCTTTTGCATTGAGAGAGAGAGTTGAAAGAGAGTTATCCACATTGGAAAAACAAGGTGTCATCACTCCCATTATATCAAGTGACTGGGGATCGCCACTCGTGGTAATACCTAAGCCCGATGGAGGAGTGAGGCTATGCGTAGACTACAAATGTGGGGTGAATTCTAGACTCGTTGCATCAAATTACCCCATCCGCAGAATAGACGAGGTTCTCCACAGCCTCAGAGGTTCCAAGTATTTTTGCAAATTGGACTTGTACAAGGCTTACCTGCATTTACGGGTCGATGAAGAAGGGAGCAAGATTCAAACTATTTCAACACACAAAGGCACGTTCCGAATGAATCGCCTCAGCTTCGGGATTAAGACTGCTCCAGCGGAATTCAATCGCATTCTAGGTCAATTGTTGAATGGCTTACCAAAGGTGGAGGCATACTTCGATGACATTATCTGTCATGGTTCAGATCTTGAAGAATGTACCAGAAATCTTACTGCATGTTTGGAACGCCTCAGAGAGAATGATCTTCATCTCAATCGTGCCAAATGTTCATTCTTCAAGGAAAGCATCAGTTATCTAGGTCATGTAGTGTCGCATAATCAGATTCAAAAGTGCCCAGTTAAAATTCAAGCAGTTTCTCAAATGCCACGACCAAAGGATTTAGGTGAGTTGAGGAGATTCCTGGGCTTAGTAACATATTATTCCAGGTTTATTCCAGACTTCTCTTCAAAGTCTTATCCACTACGCCGCTTGCTAAGAACGGGTGAACGCTTCGTTTGGTCTGCTGCTGAAGAAGCTGCCTTCGTAAATCTCAAATCAGAGTTGTGCTCAGATAGACTACTCATTCCATTCGATCCATCAAAGCAAGTCATACTCACAACTGATGCCTCACCAACTGGGATAGCTGCAGTACTTAGCCATGATATTGATGGTCATGAGCGCCCAATTGCTTATGCCTCACGAGCTCTGACGCAGGCTGAGTCTAATTATAGTCAGCTTGACAGAGAGGCCTTGGCCATTATATATGCAACAACGCACTTCTTCAACTACATTTTCGGAAAGCGTTTCGTTCTCGTCACAGATAATGAGCCACTCTCAAGGATTTTTCACCCAGATCGTCCACTACCACAGATGACCTCTTCGCGTTTACTGAGGTATGCATCTTTTCTCAGTGGTCTTGATTACACAGTTCGATGCAAGAAGGGGAGAGAGAATGAGAATGTTGACTGTTTATCTCGCGCCCCAGCCTCTACATCTAGTCCTTCTCTAGAAATCTCTATCGATCAAGAAATCAACGCTTTGCATGCTGAAACCCTGCTACAAATCTCGAGCGCATCAATCACTGCAGATATTGTTGCTGAGGAAACCGCCAAGGATCCAGAGTTGCAAGCGCTTCTACAGGAGCTCAAGACCAGCCGCAAGGATAGCCCGTACACTGTCTCTGGTGACATGTTGTTCCGCTCTGATCGTGCAGTAATTCCGAAGTCACTCCAAGCACAAATTCTTAAAGAGCTTCATATGTCGCATTTGGGAGTAACGAAGATGAAGCAACTTGCCAGGAGATACGTGTACTGGGAAGGCTTAGACAAAGATATAGAACGTCTTGTGAAGAGTTGCGAGTCCTGTGCTAAGGTCCGTCACAGTCCGCCAAAAGCGCCAATTCATCCCTGGAATCAGCCTGATGAGAATTGGGAGAGGGTGCATATTGATTTTGCAGGGCCATTTGATAGCCAATTCTTCCTAATGTGTGTGGATGCAAGGTCGAAGTGGGCAGAAGTCCGCATGATCCGTGACGCTCCATCCTCTGCCACAACAATCGCTACGCTGGAAGGCATCTTTTCAGTACATGGCTACCCTTCCGTAATGGTGTCAGACAATGCAAGCATCTTCAGGAGCGAAGAGTTCCTAAAATACTGCAAAGAGCGTGGAATATTCCAGAAGTTCAGCGCACCTAATCACCCAGCCACAAATGGACTTGCGGAACGCAGCATCCAGACATTGAAGAGGAGGCTTATAGCTGCTGCTGATGATCCTACTCCACTAACCACCAAGTTACGGGACATTATGTTCCGCTATAGGGCAACACCTTTGGCCTCAGGTCGGACTCCTGCAGAGCTGTACTTAAAGAGGAGGATCCGCACTCGTCTCGATGCCCTGCTTCCCAACTGCAAAGCTTTTGTCCCAACAAAACATACTAACTCACGAATTCGCAGTCTCCAGTTGGGGGAGAGAGTACAGGTGAAGATTTATGCAGGAATTCATCACAGTTGGCAGTTTGGCATCGTATTAAAGAAGCTCGGCAATTGCCATTACATCGTAAAGTTGGATAACGGTCGAATCATAAAACGTCACATCAATCAGCTGATAGCCACCTTGGTTCCGAAGAAACAAGTCACATTCTCGCCTTTGTTTCCACAACACACAATGGGTGTGCCATCCTCAGCAGGAGCTGCAGGGGTGCCTCCTGATTATCAATTGCCGCCAACCCACCAATCGCCGCTGGCACCTTCTCCTCCGCAAGTCGTTCGACCAACCCCGTCTCCTTCGGCCAGTAGCCTCCTACCGCACCTTCCCAGGAACCGGCAAAAGCCGACCTATCTTAAAGACTATGTTGTCTTCAAATAA